A window of Conger conger chromosome 13, fConCon1.1, whole genome shotgun sequence contains these coding sequences:
- the LOC133107473 gene encoding trace amine-associated receptor 13c-like, translating to MNLTEEASCIHSNIPCLDSSQTANDVLRYMSAAVVVSLTVCGNLLVIISICHFKQLHTPTNFLLLSLAMTDFLVGVIVMPLYFILWIDPQSCFGILYCTIFNVAALDLTCISIYNVALIAVDRYIAVSNPLHYSMKITMKVTLRIIAILWLYSLIYNMVLLYFNGNIIDMKANITCGECILISSNVWAIVDFIIVFLLPCSMIIIIYLNIFAIAKKHANKIRSVRKCPKIKNVSMASERKAAKSLGVLVAVFLVCLVPYYLSAFLDVYVKKRSVHLAVSGTLTLIYLNSSINPIIYALFYPWFKRSVKLIITLKICGTESSVLHVLANDT from the coding sequence ATGAATCTCACAGAAGAGGCATCCTGCATCCATTCAAACATTCCCTGTTTGGACAGCTCACAAACTGCAAATGATGTGCTGCGATACATGTCTGCAGCAGTAGTTGTCTCGCTGACGGTGTGTGGAAACCTGCTTGTGATCATCTCCATCTGTCACTTCAAGCAGCTTCATACGCCAACTAatttcctcctgctctctctggctATGACAGACTTTCTCGTTGGGGTAATTGTGATGCCCCTCTACTTTATTTTGTGGATAGATCCACAAAGTTGCTTTGGTATATTATATTGCACAATTTTTAATGTAGCAGCATTAGACCTCACTTGTATATCCATTTATAATGTAGCTTTAATTGCAGTGGACCGATATATTGCTGTCTCCAACCCACTTCACTACTCCATGAAAATTACAATGAAGGTAACTTTGAGGATAATAGCAATACTGTGGTTGTATTCATTAATCTACAATATGGTGCTTCtttattttaatggaaatattattGACATGAAAGCAAACATCACATGTGGTGAGTGTATTCTTATCAGTAGTAATGTCTGGGCCATTGTAGACTTCataattgtatttcttttgCCATGCTCAATGATTATAATCATATACCTGAACATTTTTGCTATTGCTAAAAAGCATGCAAATAAAATTAGGAGTGTCAGAAAGTGCCCAAAGATTAAGAATGTTTCTATGGCCTCTGAAAGGAAAGCAGCAAAATCCCTAGGTGTTCTAGTGGCAGTCTTCCTTGTGTGTTTAGTACCCTACTATCTAAGTGCCTTCCTTGATGTTTATGTAAAGAAAAGATCTGTGCATCTAGCTGTTTCAGGTACGTTGACTCTTATATATTTAAATTCTTCCATCAATCCTATAATTTATGCTCTGTTCTATCCATGGTTTAAGAGGTCTGTTAAACTCATAATAACACTTAAGATATGTGGCACAGAATCTTCAGTCTTGCATGTGCTGGCAAATGATACATAA